One genomic window of Fusarium fujikuroi IMI 58289 draft genome, chromosome FFUJ_chr01 includes the following:
- a CDS encoding related to D-arabinitol 2-dehydrogenase — MNNFSPIIRTLARQPLQRQAFPRQTTRYVQVAIRASHHSPSQCNTAQSQPHLLPEFSLKDKVIVVSGGARGLGLVQIEALLEAGATVHAVDRLPSPVEDPKSNFSQVSDRGRELGTSLHYHQVDVRDVPGLNRIFEDIANGAGRLDGLIAAAGINHETPAIDYSMEETERMMSINFTGAFMTAQAAARQMIRLRKPGSIVMIASMSATIANKGMLAPVYNPSKAAVVQLALNLAMEWGEHGIRVNTLSPGYILTQMLQNLFNDYPDRRERWPKENMLGRLSTPEEYRGAAVFLLSDASSFMTGADLRMDGGHAAW, encoded by the exons ATGAACAACTTCTCTCCCATTATTCGAACACTGGCTCGCCAGCCTCTCCAGAGACAAGCTTTTCCTCGCCAAACAACGAGATATGTTCAAGTAGCTATTCGTGCCTCTCACCACAGTCCTTCTCAATGCAACACGGCGCAGAGTCAGCCTCATCTACTACCAGAGTTCAGCCTCAAAGACAAAGTGATTGTCGTGTCGGGAGGCGCAAGAGGTTTGGGTCTTGTTCAGATTGAAGCTCTTCTTGAAGCCGGAGCTACTG TCCACGCCGTTGATAGACTGCCCTCGCCAGTTGAGGATCCGAAGTCCAACTTCTCACAAGTCTCTGACCGAGGGCGTGAGCTTGGTACCTCACTTCATTACCATCAAGTCGATGTCAGAGATGTCCCAGGTCTCAATCGCATATTCGAGGATATCGCCAATGGCGCAGGTCGTCTGGATGGACTCATCGCTGCTGCGGGTATCAACCACGAAACACCAGCAATCGACTATTCGATGGAAGAAACCGAACGAATGATGAGCATCAACTTCACTGGGGCTTTCATGACTGCCCAAGCAGCTGCTCGTCAGATGATTCGCCTTAGAAAGCCTGGTAGTATTGTCATGATTGCCAGTATGAGCGCAACCATCGCTAACAAGGGCATGCTCGCGCC CGTTTATAACCCTTCCAAAGCTGCAGTCGTACAGCTTGCCCTTAATCTTGCAATGGAATGGGGAGAACACGGTATCCGTGTCAACACCCTCTCTCCTGGCTATATTCTGACCCAGATGCTTCAAAATCTCTTCAACGATTATCCTGATCGTCGCGAAAGGTGGCCCAAAGAGAACATGCTCGGCCGTCTAAGCACTCCAGAAGAGTATCGCGGTGCTGCTGTCTTTCTTTTGAGCGATGCGAGTAGCTTCATGACAGGTGCTGACCTTCGCATGGATGGTGGACATGCTGCGTGGTAG
- a CDS encoding probable AVT3-involved in amino acid efflux from the vacuole: MAEFANFDGTPSSLGSETSKRKAAILDRHLPDGYSAEPDVAFGPANPSASGSASNDNNDTSGDPVESSLLLQGGDMHRDMFKIKARANSLRRAATFSHHTPPPLAAEDELSHSEQREPGGFRRYHLQRRARQRRMSGYTIVAKNFVDFLDLYGSFAGEDLEDADSEDESAIDDREDGDVEQPPELRPLLGRRRSSKRMRKTGDATTTKTFFTLIKAFIGTGIMFLPKAFRNGGILFSSITLIVLSLVNCGCFRLLLDCRQIYGGGYGELGEAIVGPRFRSLVLASIAISQLGFVCAGLIFTAENLYAFLDAVTANHREFMFSVPSLIALQLVALVPLALIRNISKLGPAALLADVFILIGIVYIWYYDIAALSQRGMDSTVKLFNPRDFTLTIGSGIFTFEGIGLILPIQSSMKRPEHFPNLLYLVMFIITIIFTSVGALCYATFGEDTKIQVISNFPQDSPLVNAVQFLYSIAVLAGDPVQLFPAARIIETSVFGERATGKKSAAIKWKKNALRTLLVGVCVGVSIVGASDLDKFVALIGSFACVPLVYIYPAYLHYKGAAQTTRAKVIDIVVMVVGFIAMVYTTLVTVYQWIDSA; this comes from the coding sequence ATGGCTGAGTTCGCCAATTTCGACGGAACACCCAGTAGCTTGGGCAGCGAGACGAGCAAGCGAAAAGCTGCCATCCTCGACAGGCATCTCCCAGATGGCTACTCAGCCGAGCCCGACGTTGCCTTTGGTCCAGCCAACCCTTCCGCTTCGGGGTCTGCCAGCAATGACAACAACGACACTTCAGGAGATCCCGTCGAATCTTCTCTACTCTTGCAAGGAGGCGACATGCATCGCGACatgttcaagatcaaggcccgAGCCAATTCCCTCCGTCGCGCTGCCACTTTTTCCCATCATACACCTCCTCCCCTTGCTGCCGAAGACGAATTGAGCCACTCCGAACAGCGGGAACCCGGCGGCTTTAGACGATACCATCTTCAGAGACGCGCCCGGCAGAGACGCATGAGTGGCTATACAATTGTCGCCAAGAACTTTGTCGATTTCCTCGATCTATACGGAAGCTTTGCCGGCgaagatctcgaagatgCCGACAGCGAAGACGAGTCTGCCATTGATGATCGAGAAGACGGCGATGTGGAACAGCCACCTGAGCTTCGACCCCTGCTTGGCAGAAGACGAAGCTCTAAACGAATGCGCAAGACGGGCGACGCTACAACCACAAAGACGTTTTTCACCCTCATCAAGGCTTTCATCGGAACTGGAATCATGTTCTTGCCTAAGGCGTTCCGCAATGGTGGCATCCTGTTCTCGTCAATCACCCTCATTGTGTTGTCCCTTGTCAACTGCGGATGtttccgtcttcttcttgactgcCGACAGATTTACGGAGGCGGTTATGGAGAACTGGGTGAAGCCATTGTTGGGCCTCGATTCAGAAGTCTGGTTCTCGCTTCGATTGCTATCTCCCAGCTTGGATTTGTATGCGCTGGCCTCATCTTCACAGCTGAGAACCTCTATGCTTTTCTTGACGCCGTGACCGCCAACCACCGCGAGTTCATGTTCAGTGTACCCAGTCTGATCGCTTTGCAGTTGGTCGCCCTTGTCCCTCTTGCACTGATTCGAAACATCTCAAAACTTGGACCCGCCGCCCTTCTCGCTGATGTCTTTATTTTGATTGGAATTGTGTACATCTGGTACTACGACATTGCGGCACTTTCTCAGCGTGGCATGGACTCGACTGTGAAGCTATTCAACCCACGAGATTTCACTTTGACCATTGGCTCGGGTATCTTCACTTTTGAAGGAATTGGACTTATTCTGCCCATCCAGTCAAGCATGAAGAGGCCCGAGCACTTCCCTAACCTCCTTTACTTGGTCATGTTTATCATCACGATCATCTTTACCTCTGTGGGAGCACTCTGCTATGCGACTTTTGGTGAGGATACCAAGATTCAAGTCATTTCCAACTTTCCTCAGGATTCTCCTCTTGTCAACGCAGTCCAGTTCCTGTATTCAATTGCCGTTCTCGCTGGAGATCCTGTCCAGCTTTTCCCCGCTGCCCGTATTATAGAAACCTCAGTTTTTGGTGAGCGTGCAACTGGCAAGAAGAGTGCTGCAatcaagtggaagaagaatgcTCTCAGAACCCTTCTTGTAGGCGTATGCGTCGGTGTCAGTATAGTTGGTGCCAGTGACTTGGATAAGTTTGTGGCATTGATTGGCAGCTTTGCCTGTGTTCCCTTGGTCTACATCTACCCAGCGTACTTGCACTACAAGGGAGCTGCTCAGACAACCAGGGCCAAGGTCATTGACATTGTTGTCATGGTTGTTGGCTTCATCGCCATGGTCTACACCACGTTAGTCACTGTTTACCAGTGGATCGACAGTGCTTAG
- a CDS encoding related to snRNP protein SMX3, translating to MSFVHLNPRPMLEKLVGNPVLVRLKWGEVEYKGTLVSIDSYMNIQLSGTEEYIEDKPTGSLGQVLIRCNNVLWVRGADAGSDADAAMTG from the exons ATGAGTTTCGTCCACCTGAACCCTCGCCCCAtgctcgagaagcttgtcgGGAACCCAGTTCTTGTCCGTCTAAAATGGGGTGAGGTAGAGTACAAGGGAACGCTGGTTTCCATCGACAGCTACATGAACATTCAGCTCTCCGGCACCGAAGAGTACATTGAGGACAAGCCTACTGGATCACTAGGCCAAGTATTGATCAG GTGTAATAACGTACTGTGGGTGCGCGGTGCGGATGCAGGAAGCGACGCTGATGCCGCTATGACCGGTTAA
- a CDS encoding related to dehydrogenase — MTVLLRGSAFITGAASGIGQQIAIAFAQHGVTKLALADINQDALDISAGSLKKQFPHVHILPVHLNVRDSTQVKEGIAKTIGEFGRLDIAVNNAGISGSGRKTHELEDDEWLGILDVNLQGVYRCQKEELDVMINQEDLGPRVGRGRIINVGSMFAVVAPSNQDHTAYTTAKHGIIGLTKADANSYGPLGIRINAICPGYVETPLLTSIMSRDPGSPLAVDLSRTPLKRLATMEEIADAIVLLASPMNSYMQGASMIYDGGFTSN; from the exons ATGACCGTCTTGCTTCGTGGGTCCGCCTTCATCACAGGCGCAGCCTCCG GCATTGGACAACAGATCGCCATCGCCTTTGCTCAGCATGGAGTCACAAAGCTAGCATTGGCCGACATCAACCAAGACGCACTAGATATATCCGCCGGATCTTTGAAGAAACAGTTTCCCCATGTCCATATTCTACCGGTGCATCTCAATGTTCGTGACTCCACGCAGGTCAAGGAAGGCATTGCCAAGACAATCGGCGAGTTTGGTCGTCTAGACATTGCTGTGAACAATGCCGGTATCAGTGGCAGTGGACGAAAGACGCATGAGTTGGAAGACGATGAATGGCTCGGAATTCTCGATGTGAATTTGCAGGGTGTGTATCGATGTCAGAAAGAAGAGCTGGATGTCATGATAAACCAAGA AGATTTGGGACCTCGGGTTGGCCGCGGAAGGATAATCAACGTGGGAAGCATGTTTGCTGTTGTGGCACCAAGCAACCAGGACCATACTGCGTATACAACTGCCAAGCATG GCATAATTGGCTTGACTAAGGCTGACGCAAACTCGTACGGGCCTTTAGGCATCCGTATCAATGCCATCTGCCCAGGTTATGTCGAGACACCTCTACTAACGAGTATTATGAGTCGTGATCCAGGCTCACCACTCGCAGTGGACTTGTCACGAACTCCTTTGAAGCGCCTCGCCACTATGGAGGAGATAGCAGATGCTATAGTCCTGTTGGCTTCTCCCATGAATAGTTACATGCAAGGTGCCAGTATGATATATGATGGGGGTTTTACCAGTAACTAG
- a CDS encoding related to transcription factor nirA yields the protein MALSANAKDALNLDPNSKNASAKTKPGRNTSKQQVRHRASVACASCRDRRIRCVVPNNQTECTACAKSGSECIIKNDDERRRPISKAYMSSLSDRISMLEGLLLEKGVVPPPATHPPKTRHDQDAVATTVGNIDPSPQSDSKSPGSEGHSPTDYQNDDFTTRESEVATTNSRDNQQVYSRSNENSPFRILDPKQEDIIHRLLSTKGNLSFDQISGRLRFFGPTANSHVYAESTSLSYTHEPPEQIRRAEKIIQSLSSETHDYLVDGFFHYYNSVIQIIDRDAFEADRISKSSKFYSHFLHITVLAMGYRVADMDRDDMRKITLSPRESSLHREAKHMLDIELERPGGIPSVQALLLLGDLECGVGRDNTGWMYSGMANRLAFDIGLHLDCTSSMSEQDTKIRNMVMQACVIYDRYWGLFLGRPLAIKSQDVDLLSNRFSQLTSFGLETPKMDLTTEIYEQLIELMELAGRIVEIRDLSNSIKVTEPTGAFAINEAEENRYLQVINLDRQLQNWYRRLPDRMAWKPSNVKTAPYSFFLLHQQYHVTMILLHRPWAKYGSISGDNSSTGSHPSPESDRKANSESPGHHFTAEGSSMSTDDRQRVVHGSRTSLARSICTQQAIRVARIFWQHRQRFDGRKIFITGMQHAGTASIALIAALAYQRNEPNRQTYIGYLEILSDAVGDMSATYHPASRMDDLLKAVLEQIRSSMTDVSRSRSGSAGHQAISIGASSARSGASHDGNTSVPVVPVRREADTDFNQPLKKRRPSVHRQTSDYASSKPSYIGITSQPGPPLSLPYGQQSQSPLDPTVFPINLHSQPEQLGLAMVAANAVNMHHPELATGHMVGTLNATNLSNHPLHDNWGLPNMQPSFPQGQFHGAIDWSAGTAGLSASSVLNQSAAMSTGIMSGMAAFSSAKEPPKFGGGGGGMHESSSSKLPHIGTNWTSTNVGPVGSRRIQEYGPNLGKTTRLNDGNNDEQRNYSLDFFNFG from the exons ATGGCTCTTTCTGCTAATGCAAAAGATGCCCTGAATTTGGATCCGAACAGCAAGAATGCCTCTGCCAAAACCAAACCCGGCCGTAACACAAGCAAGCAACAAGTAAGACACCGTGCGTCTGTCGCCTGCGCGTCATGCCGCGACAGAAGAATACGATGCGTGGTTCCCAATAATCAGACTGAATGTACCGCTTGTGCAAAGTCAGGCTCAGAGTGCATCATTAAAAATGATGACGAGCGTAGACG CCCTATATCTAAAGCATACATGTCCTCTTTATCGGACAGAATATCAATGCTTGAAGGCTTGCTTTTGGAAAAGGGTGTGGTGCCGCCTCCAGCGACTCATCCTCCCAAAACAAGGCACGATCAAGACGCCGTAGCCACTACGGTGGGCAATATTGATCCTTCTCCGCAATCTGACTCCAAGTCTCCGGGGAGTGAGGGCCATTCTCCAACGGATTACCAGAACGACGATTTCACGACACGTGAGAGTGAAGTTGCGACGACGAATTCGCGCGATAACCAGCAAGTGTACTCTCGCTCCAATGAAAATTCGCCATTTCGCATTCTGGATCCCAAGCAAGAGGATATAATCCATCGACTTCTATCGACCAAGGGCAACCTGTCATTCGACCAAATCTCTGGAAGGCTGCGTTTCTTTGGTCCCACAGCTAACAGCCACGTTTATGCTGAATCAACAAGTCTATCATACACGCATGAACCGCCGGAACAAATCCGAAGAGCAGAGAAGATCATTCAATCTCTGAGCTCGGAGACACACGACTATCTTGTGGATGGTTTCTTCCACTACTATAATTCTGTCATTCAAATTATTGATCGAGATGCTTTCGAAGCTGACCGGATATCCAAGTCTTCAAAGTTTTACTCTCATTTTCTTCACATCACAGTCTTGGCCATGGGGTATCGTGTGGCCGACATGGACCGAGATGATATGCGCAAGATTACACTGAGTCCACGAGAAAGTTCTCTTCATAGAGAAGCCAAACATATGCTTGATATCGAGCTCGAGCGCCCTGGTGGTATCCCCAGTGTTCAGGCGTTATTGCTGCTTGGAGATCTTGAATGCGGTGTCGGTAGAGACAATACCGGCTGGATGTACTCTG GGATGGCAAATCGCCTTGCTTTTGATATTGGCCTCCACTTAGATTGCACCAGCAGCATGTCCGAACAAGACACAAAAATTCGAAATATGGTCATGCAGGCATGTGTGATCTATGACAGATATTGGGGGTTGTTTCTGGGTAGACCGTTGGCTATCAAAAGCCAAGACGTCGACCTTTTATCAAACCGATTTTCCCAGCTTACTTCTTTCGGGCTCGAGACTCCCAAAATGGATTTGACAACTGAAATTTACGAGCAGCTCATTGAGTTGATGGAATTGGCCGGACGAATCGTCGAAATACGTGATCTGAGCAACTCCATCAAAGTGACGGAACCGACTGGCGCATTTGCGATTAATGAAGCCGAGGAAAACAGATATCTACAGGTCATTAATCTCGACAGGCAACTTCAAAATTGGTATAGGCGATTGCCCGACCGCATGGCATGGAAGCCGAGCAATGTCAAGACAGCTCCTTACAGTTTCTTCCTATTACATCAACAATATCATGTAACTATGATTTTACTGCATCGACCATGGGCCAAATATGGCTCAATTTCTGGCGACAATTCGAGCACGGGATCGCATCCAAGTCCTGAAAGCGACAGAAAGGCAAATTCAGAAAGCCCTGGGCATCACTTCACTGCTGAGGGTTCATCCATGTCTACCGATGACCGTCAGCGCGTGGTCCATGGGAGCCGCACATCGCTGGCCCGCAGTATATGTACTCAGCAAGCGATTCGCGTGGCTCGAATATTTTGgcagcatcgtcaaagatTCGACGGACGAAAGATTTTTATTACGGGAATGCAGCATGCTGGTACTGCATCAATAGCGTTGATTGCTGCACTTGCCTACCAGCGCAATGAGCCAAATCGCCAGACATATATCGGCTATCTTGAAATTCTATCTGATGCTGTTGGCGACATGAGCGCTACATACCATCCGGCCAGCAGGATGGATGACTTGCTCAAGGCTGTACTTGAGCAGATTCGTAGCAGCATGACTGACGTATCACGGTCGCGCAGCGGCAGCGCAGGGCATCAGGCCATTAGTATTGGTGCTAGTAGTGCGAGGAGCGGCGCCTCTCATGACGGCAATACATCAGTTCCTGTTGTTCCTGTCAGGCGAGAAGCCGATACTGACTTCAATCAGCCTCTTAAGAAAAGGCGTCCTTCTGTTCATCGACAAACCTCTGACTATGCCTCATCGAAGCCATCATACATCGGTATAACATCGCAACCGGGACCACCTCTATCTCTGCCGTATGGTCAACAAAGCCAATCACCGCTTGACCCAACCGTTTTCCCCATAAATTTGCACAGCCAGCCAGAACAACTTGGCCTGGCGATGGTGGCGGCGAACGCGGTCAATATGCATCATCCCGAACTTGCTACAGGCCACATGGTCGGCACACTCAATGCTACGAACCTTAGTAACCACCCATTACATGACAATTGGGGCCTGCCTAACATGCAGCCTTCTTTCCCACAAGGTCAATTTCATGGGGCCATAGACTGGTCTGCCGGAACTGCTGGTCTCAGTGCCAGTTCGGTATTGAATCAGAGTGCCGCGATGTCGACTGGTATCATGTCAGGAATGGCTGCTTTCAGCTCGGCGAAGGAGCCCCCGAAGTTTGGGGGTGGTGGGGGTGGTATGCATGAATCTTCATCCAGTAAGCTCCCTCATATCGGTACAAACTGGACGAGTACCAACGTCGGGCCTGTAGGTTCAAGAAGGATTCAGGAATACGGCCCAAATCTGGGCAAGACGACACGTCTGAATGACGGGAACAACGATGAGCAGAGAAATTACTCTCTtgacttttttaattttGGTTAG